In Drosophila nasuta strain 15112-1781.00 chromosome 2R, ASM2355853v1, whole genome shotgun sequence, a single genomic region encodes these proteins:
- the LOC132786525 gene encoding katanin p60 ATPase-containing subunit A1 isoform X4, whose translation MRGEETYRRTTREKIVLRGNTTIRTVDSTSTYLPMMNAAGSSTPPTSLSHMARMMDSLILDSLSPFAFTKITTSSRPSRSNAVKKPPPPAESAHPHAQHPHHAHGHPSAYRPINNLGANAANGLGIGSALPLRQKQRLPTQEVAPQPRSQQAAAAAAMPFPSQQQQDSRWVSSLRRRDPELQPTLPSINSNLNSNSLSQSHHGSAGNVGGITASSTGSNTGVGLRLGRPGRASALTAAVRKSRSVERLRARKLSTTTQLTLKHKPVKKNSLDENSNSDDQDATTSLEDNSQAQSTNPHNTPRCSPKTKAKHFSPLGYEGHLVDTLEKDILQRHPCIKWTDVAGLNEAKTILQEAVVLPIIMPEFFKGIRRPWRGVLMVGPPGTGKTMLAKAVATECGTTFFNVSSSTLTSKYRGESEKLVRLLFEMARFYAPSTIFIDEIDALCASRGSDSEHEASRRFKAELLIQMDGLNASLQDEKVIMVLAATNHPWDIDEAFRRRFEKRIYIPLPNDETRAALLKLCLKDVSLSPDLNPSIIGDELQGYSGSDISNVCRDASMMAMRRLISGRTPQQIKQIRREDADQPITLQDFQDAQQRTKKSVSADDVARFEKWMEEYGSC comes from the exons aTGCGCGGTGAGGAGACCTACAGACGCACCACACGCGAGAAGATTGTGCTGCGTGGAAATACCACCATACGCACCGTGGACTCCACTTCCACTTATTTGCCTATGATGAACGCAGCAGG CTCATCTACGCCACCCACAAGCCTTTCGCATATGGCGCGTATGATGGACTCTCTGATATTGGACTCACTGTCACCGTTTGCCTTCACCAAAATCACCACCAGCAGTCGACCATCGCGCAGCAATGCCGTTAAGAAGCCGCCACCGCCAGCAGAAAGTGCCCATCCACATGCTCAGCATCCACATCATGCACATGGTCATCCCTCAGCATATCGGCCCATCAATAATCTGGGCGCAAATGCAGCCAATGGATTGGGTATTGGCAGCGCATTGCCGTTGCGCCAAAAGCAACGATTGCCCACTCAAG AGGTTGCACCACAGCCACGCTCCCAacaggcggcagcagcggcggcgatGCCATTTCcctcacagcaacagcaggacaGTCGATGGGTGTCGTCGTTGCGTCGCCGTGATCCCGAGCTGCAGCCAACGCTGCCTTCCATCAACAGCAATCTGAACAGCAATAGTCTCAGTCAGAGTCATCATGGCAGTGCTGGCAATGTGGGCGGCATCACTGCAAGCAGCACAGGCAGCAACACAGGAGTCGGCTTGCGTCTTGGGCGGCCTGGAAGAGCTTCAGCTTTGACGGCGGCTGTGCGCAAAAGTCGCTCAGTGGAACGTTTGCGAGCCCGCAAGCTGAGCACGACCACACAGCTGACGTTGAAGCACAAACCAGTGAAAAAAAACTCTTTAGATGAGAATTCGAATTCGGACGATCAGGATGCGACCACATCACTGGAGGACAATTCACAGGCACAATCAACCAATCCACACAATACGCCGCGTTGCTCGCCAAAGACAAAGGCCAAGCACTTCTCACCGCTGGGTTATGAGGGTCATCTGGTGGACACGCTGGAGAAGGATATATTGCAACGGCATCCTTGCATCAAATGGACAGACGTGGCGGGCCTGAATGAGGCCAAGACCATATTGCAAGAGGCGGTGGTGTTGCCCATCATAATGCCCGAGTTCTTCAAAGGAATACGACGACCGTGGAGAGGTGTTTTAATGGTTGGCCCACCAGGCACTGGGAAAACGATGCTAGCCAAGGCGGTGGCCACGGAATGCGGCACCACCTTCTTCAATGTGTCCTCGTCGACACTCACCTCTAAGTATCGCGGTGAGAGCGAGAAACTGGTGCGGCTGCTCTTCGAGATGGCACGTTTCTATGCGCCGAGCACTATTTTCATTGATGAAATAGATGCGTTGTGTGCGTCCCGTGGCAGTGACTCGGAGCACGAAGCCAGTCGACGCTTCAAAGCGGAGCTTCTTATTCAAATGGACGGCTTAAATGCAAGCCTACAGGACGAGAAAGTCATCATGGTCCTGGCAGCAACAAATCATCCATGGGACATTGATGAGGCATTCCGACGACGCTTCGAGAAGCGCATCTACATTCCGCTGCCCAATG ATGAGACCCGTGCTGCGTTGCTCAAGCTCTGTTTGAAAGATGTCTCGCTGTCGCCAGATCTCAATCCCAGCATAATTGGCGATGAACTACAGGGCTACTCGGGCTCCGACATCAGCAATGTATGCCGTGATGCCTCCATGATGGCCATGCGCCGTCTGATCTCGGGCCGCACGCCTCAACAAATCAAGCAGATTCGTCGCGAAGATGCCGATCAGCCCATAACGCTGCAGGACTTTCAGGATGCCCAGCAACGCACCAAGAAATCGGTGTCCGCCGATGATGTGGCACGTTTCGAGAAATGGATGGAGGAGTATGGTTCATGCTAG
- the LOC132786525 gene encoding katanin p60 ATPase-containing subunit A1 isoform X3 has protein sequence MRGEETYRRTTREKIVLRGNTTIRTVDSTSTYLPMMNAAGSSTPPTSLSHMARMMDSLILDSLSPFAFTKITTSSRPSRSNAVKKPPPPAESAHPHAQHPHHAHGHPSAYRPINNLGANAANGLGIGSALPLRQKQRLPTQVSDTEVAPQPRSQQAAAAAAMPFPSQQQQDSRWVSSLRRRDPELQPTLPSINSNLNSNSLSQSHHGSAGNVGGITASSTGSNTGVGLRLGRPGRASALTAAVRKSRSVERLRARKLSTTTQLTLKHKPVKKNSLDENSNSDDQDATTSLEDNSQAQSTNPHNTPRCSPKTKAKHFSPLGYEGHLVDTLEKDILQRHPCIKWTDVAGLNEAKTILQEAVVLPIIMPEFFKGIRRPWRGVLMVGPPGTGKTMLAKAVATECGTTFFNVSSSTLTSKYRGESEKLVRLLFEMARFYAPSTIFIDEIDALCASRGSDSEHEASRRFKAELLIQMDGLNASLQDEKVIMVLAATNHPWDIDEAFRRRFEKRIYIPLPNDETRAALLKLCLKDVSLSPDLNPSIIGDELQGYSGSDISNVCRDASMMAMRRLISGRTPQQIKQIRREDADQPITLQDFQDAQQRTKKSVSADDVARFEKWMEEYGSC, from the exons aTGCGCGGTGAGGAGACCTACAGACGCACCACACGCGAGAAGATTGTGCTGCGTGGAAATACCACCATACGCACCGTGGACTCCACTTCCACTTATTTGCCTATGATGAACGCAGCAGG CTCATCTACGCCACCCACAAGCCTTTCGCATATGGCGCGTATGATGGACTCTCTGATATTGGACTCACTGTCACCGTTTGCCTTCACCAAAATCACCACCAGCAGTCGACCATCGCGCAGCAATGCCGTTAAGAAGCCGCCACCGCCAGCAGAAAGTGCCCATCCACATGCTCAGCATCCACATCATGCACATGGTCATCCCTCAGCATATCGGCCCATCAATAATCTGGGCGCAAATGCAGCCAATGGATTGGGTATTGGCAGCGCATTGCCGTTGCGCCAAAAGCAACGATTGCCCACTCAAG TTTCCGATACAGAGGTTGCACCACAGCCACGCTCCCAacaggcggcagcagcggcggcgatGCCATTTCcctcacagcaacagcaggacaGTCGATGGGTGTCGTCGTTGCGTCGCCGTGATCCCGAGCTGCAGCCAACGCTGCCTTCCATCAACAGCAATCTGAACAGCAATAGTCTCAGTCAGAGTCATCATGGCAGTGCTGGCAATGTGGGCGGCATCACTGCAAGCAGCACAGGCAGCAACACAGGAGTCGGCTTGCGTCTTGGGCGGCCTGGAAGAGCTTCAGCTTTGACGGCGGCTGTGCGCAAAAGTCGCTCAGTGGAACGTTTGCGAGCCCGCAAGCTGAGCACGACCACACAGCTGACGTTGAAGCACAAACCAGTGAAAAAAAACTCTTTAGATGAGAATTCGAATTCGGACGATCAGGATGCGACCACATCACTGGAGGACAATTCACAGGCACAATCAACCAATCCACACAATACGCCGCGTTGCTCGCCAAAGACAAAGGCCAAGCACTTCTCACCGCTGGGTTATGAGGGTCATCTGGTGGACACGCTGGAGAAGGATATATTGCAACGGCATCCTTGCATCAAATGGACAGACGTGGCGGGCCTGAATGAGGCCAAGACCATATTGCAAGAGGCGGTGGTGTTGCCCATCATAATGCCCGAGTTCTTCAAAGGAATACGACGACCGTGGAGAGGTGTTTTAATGGTTGGCCCACCAGGCACTGGGAAAACGATGCTAGCCAAGGCGGTGGCCACGGAATGCGGCACCACCTTCTTCAATGTGTCCTCGTCGACACTCACCTCTAAGTATCGCGGTGAGAGCGAGAAACTGGTGCGGCTGCTCTTCGAGATGGCACGTTTCTATGCGCCGAGCACTATTTTCATTGATGAAATAGATGCGTTGTGTGCGTCCCGTGGCAGTGACTCGGAGCACGAAGCCAGTCGACGCTTCAAAGCGGAGCTTCTTATTCAAATGGACGGCTTAAATGCAAGCCTACAGGACGAGAAAGTCATCATGGTCCTGGCAGCAACAAATCATCCATGGGACATTGATGAGGCATTCCGACGACGCTTCGAGAAGCGCATCTACATTCCGCTGCCCAATG ATGAGACCCGTGCTGCGTTGCTCAAGCTCTGTTTGAAAGATGTCTCGCTGTCGCCAGATCTCAATCCCAGCATAATTGGCGATGAACTACAGGGCTACTCGGGCTCCGACATCAGCAATGTATGCCGTGATGCCTCCATGATGGCCATGCGCCGTCTGATCTCGGGCCGCACGCCTCAACAAATCAAGCAGATTCGTCGCGAAGATGCCGATCAGCCCATAACGCTGCAGGACTTTCAGGATGCCCAGCAACGCACCAAGAAATCGGTGTCCGCCGATGATGTGGCACGTTTCGAGAAATGGATGGAGGAGTATGGTTCATGCTAG
- the LOC132786525 gene encoding katanin p60 ATPase-containing subunit A1 isoform X1, with protein sequence MFNTNAQNWFGMGQSVAAAAPPTVAGNNMSQMLSNNNHNDSASSQPHPFMRQRSMSNAITMRPQSPPNLQVQYEVAVPFMSGYRHTPYHSLWDLHQCSSTPPTSLSHMARMMDSLILDSLSPFAFTKITTSSRPSRSNAVKKPPPPAESAHPHAQHPHHAHGHPSAYRPINNLGANAANGLGIGSALPLRQKQRLPTQVSDTEVAPQPRSQQAAAAAAMPFPSQQQQDSRWVSSLRRRDPELQPTLPSINSNLNSNSLSQSHHGSAGNVGGITASSTGSNTGVGLRLGRPGRASALTAAVRKSRSVERLRARKLSTTTQLTLKHKPVKKNSLDENSNSDDQDATTSLEDNSQAQSTNPHNTPRCSPKTKAKHFSPLGYEGHLVDTLEKDILQRHPCIKWTDVAGLNEAKTILQEAVVLPIIMPEFFKGIRRPWRGVLMVGPPGTGKTMLAKAVATECGTTFFNVSSSTLTSKYRGESEKLVRLLFEMARFYAPSTIFIDEIDALCASRGSDSEHEASRRFKAELLIQMDGLNASLQDEKVIMVLAATNHPWDIDEAFRRRFEKRIYIPLPNDETRAALLKLCLKDVSLSPDLNPSIIGDELQGYSGSDISNVCRDASMMAMRRLISGRTPQQIKQIRREDADQPITLQDFQDAQQRTKKSVSADDVARFEKWMEEYGSC encoded by the exons ATGTTCAACACAAATGCACAGAATTGGTTTGGCATGGGCCAGtcagttgctgcagctgctccacCAACCGTTGCTGGCAACAATATGTCTCAAATGCTGagcaataataatcataatgaCTCGGCAAGTTCCCAGCCACATCCATTTATGCGTCAACGTTCGATGAGCAACGCAATCACAATGCGTCCACAGTCGCCGCCCAATCTTCAAGTGCAATACGAGGTGGCGGTGCCCTTTATGTCCGGATATAGACACACGCCTTATCATTCACTATGGGATTTACATCAGTG CTCATCTACGCCACCCACAAGCCTTTCGCATATGGCGCGTATGATGGACTCTCTGATATTGGACTCACTGTCACCGTTTGCCTTCACCAAAATCACCACCAGCAGTCGACCATCGCGCAGCAATGCCGTTAAGAAGCCGCCACCGCCAGCAGAAAGTGCCCATCCACATGCTCAGCATCCACATCATGCACATGGTCATCCCTCAGCATATCGGCCCATCAATAATCTGGGCGCAAATGCAGCCAATGGATTGGGTATTGGCAGCGCATTGCCGTTGCGCCAAAAGCAACGATTGCCCACTCAAG TTTCCGATACAGAGGTTGCACCACAGCCACGCTCCCAacaggcggcagcagcggcggcgatGCCATTTCcctcacagcaacagcaggacaGTCGATGGGTGTCGTCGTTGCGTCGCCGTGATCCCGAGCTGCAGCCAACGCTGCCTTCCATCAACAGCAATCTGAACAGCAATAGTCTCAGTCAGAGTCATCATGGCAGTGCTGGCAATGTGGGCGGCATCACTGCAAGCAGCACAGGCAGCAACACAGGAGTCGGCTTGCGTCTTGGGCGGCCTGGAAGAGCTTCAGCTTTGACGGCGGCTGTGCGCAAAAGTCGCTCAGTGGAACGTTTGCGAGCCCGCAAGCTGAGCACGACCACACAGCTGACGTTGAAGCACAAACCAGTGAAAAAAAACTCTTTAGATGAGAATTCGAATTCGGACGATCAGGATGCGACCACATCACTGGAGGACAATTCACAGGCACAATCAACCAATCCACACAATACGCCGCGTTGCTCGCCAAAGACAAAGGCCAAGCACTTCTCACCGCTGGGTTATGAGGGTCATCTGGTGGACACGCTGGAGAAGGATATATTGCAACGGCATCCTTGCATCAAATGGACAGACGTGGCGGGCCTGAATGAGGCCAAGACCATATTGCAAGAGGCGGTGGTGTTGCCCATCATAATGCCCGAGTTCTTCAAAGGAATACGACGACCGTGGAGAGGTGTTTTAATGGTTGGCCCACCAGGCACTGGGAAAACGATGCTAGCCAAGGCGGTGGCCACGGAATGCGGCACCACCTTCTTCAATGTGTCCTCGTCGACACTCACCTCTAAGTATCGCGGTGAGAGCGAGAAACTGGTGCGGCTGCTCTTCGAGATGGCACGTTTCTATGCGCCGAGCACTATTTTCATTGATGAAATAGATGCGTTGTGTGCGTCCCGTGGCAGTGACTCGGAGCACGAAGCCAGTCGACGCTTCAAAGCGGAGCTTCTTATTCAAATGGACGGCTTAAATGCAAGCCTACAGGACGAGAAAGTCATCATGGTCCTGGCAGCAACAAATCATCCATGGGACATTGATGAGGCATTCCGACGACGCTTCGAGAAGCGCATCTACATTCCGCTGCCCAATG ATGAGACCCGTGCTGCGTTGCTCAAGCTCTGTTTGAAAGATGTCTCGCTGTCGCCAGATCTCAATCCCAGCATAATTGGCGATGAACTACAGGGCTACTCGGGCTCCGACATCAGCAATGTATGCCGTGATGCCTCCATGATGGCCATGCGCCGTCTGATCTCGGGCCGCACGCCTCAACAAATCAAGCAGATTCGTCGCGAAGATGCCGATCAGCCCATAACGCTGCAGGACTTTCAGGATGCCCAGCAACGCACCAAGAAATCGGTGTCCGCCGATGATGTGGCACGTTTCGAGAAATGGATGGAGGAGTATGGTTCATGCTAG
- the LOC132783990 gene encoding protein jagunal, with product MATRGGPMVAGTDGNDFEFRQKVANTYQISLLNKSRLKYCIFFHALLFFVMLAKLTSDILDRLDIFVLEIEELEVPPPLWWEYVWAASLLTSFLGLSAARGNKVRDMQKYMIAILTLAMLPLLYCFGYYFADVWEFITMDKSVDLDETDIFVWHGFPYGVFWYAFCFIGFQIHGFTLYFAYNLVKAWKARTSTRKFQ from the exons ATGGCAACTCGCGGCGGTCCAATGGTCGCGGGCACCGACGGCAATGACTTCGAATTCAGACAAAAAGTGGCAAACACATATCAAATTAG CTTGTTGAACAAATCACGCCTGAAGTACTGCATTTTCTTTCATGCCCTGCTCTTCTTTGTCATGCTGGCCAAGCTGACGTCGGACATATTGGATCGCTTGGATATATTTGTGCTAGAAATTGAAGAGTTGGAGGTGCCTCCGCCACTGTGGTGGGAATACGTATGGGCTGCGTCGTTGCTCACCTCATTTCTCGGACTGTCGGCGGCACGTGGCAACAAGGTGCGcgatatgcaaaaatatatgatTGCCATTTTGACGCTGGCCATGCTCCCGCTGCTTTATTGCTTTGGCTACTACTTTGCCGACGTTTGGGAATTCATTACCATGGACAAGTCCGTGGATTTGGATGAGACAGACATTTTCGTCTGGCAC GGATTCCCATATGGAGTGTTCTGGTATGCCTTCTGCTTTATAGGCTTCCAGATACACGGATTCACCCTGTACTTTGCCTACAATCTAGTCAAGGCCTGGAAGGCTCGCACCTCCACGcgtaaatttcaataa
- the LOC132786525 gene encoding katanin p60 ATPase-containing subunit A1 isoform X2, which translates to MFNTNAQNWFGMGQSVAAAAPPTVAGNNMSQMLSNNNHNDSASSQPHPFMRQRSMSNAITMRPQSPPNLQVQYEVAVPFMSGYRHTPYHSLWDLHQCSSTPPTSLSHMARMMDSLILDSLSPFAFTKITTSSRPSRSNAVKKPPPPAESAHPHAQHPHHAHGHPSAYRPINNLGANAANGLGIGSALPLRQKQRLPTQEVAPQPRSQQAAAAAAMPFPSQQQQDSRWVSSLRRRDPELQPTLPSINSNLNSNSLSQSHHGSAGNVGGITASSTGSNTGVGLRLGRPGRASALTAAVRKSRSVERLRARKLSTTTQLTLKHKPVKKNSLDENSNSDDQDATTSLEDNSQAQSTNPHNTPRCSPKTKAKHFSPLGYEGHLVDTLEKDILQRHPCIKWTDVAGLNEAKTILQEAVVLPIIMPEFFKGIRRPWRGVLMVGPPGTGKTMLAKAVATECGTTFFNVSSSTLTSKYRGESEKLVRLLFEMARFYAPSTIFIDEIDALCASRGSDSEHEASRRFKAELLIQMDGLNASLQDEKVIMVLAATNHPWDIDEAFRRRFEKRIYIPLPNDETRAALLKLCLKDVSLSPDLNPSIIGDELQGYSGSDISNVCRDASMMAMRRLISGRTPQQIKQIRREDADQPITLQDFQDAQQRTKKSVSADDVARFEKWMEEYGSC; encoded by the exons ATGTTCAACACAAATGCACAGAATTGGTTTGGCATGGGCCAGtcagttgctgcagctgctccacCAACCGTTGCTGGCAACAATATGTCTCAAATGCTGagcaataataatcataatgaCTCGGCAAGTTCCCAGCCACATCCATTTATGCGTCAACGTTCGATGAGCAACGCAATCACAATGCGTCCACAGTCGCCGCCCAATCTTCAAGTGCAATACGAGGTGGCGGTGCCCTTTATGTCCGGATATAGACACACGCCTTATCATTCACTATGGGATTTACATCAGTG CTCATCTACGCCACCCACAAGCCTTTCGCATATGGCGCGTATGATGGACTCTCTGATATTGGACTCACTGTCACCGTTTGCCTTCACCAAAATCACCACCAGCAGTCGACCATCGCGCAGCAATGCCGTTAAGAAGCCGCCACCGCCAGCAGAAAGTGCCCATCCACATGCTCAGCATCCACATCATGCACATGGTCATCCCTCAGCATATCGGCCCATCAATAATCTGGGCGCAAATGCAGCCAATGGATTGGGTATTGGCAGCGCATTGCCGTTGCGCCAAAAGCAACGATTGCCCACTCAAG AGGTTGCACCACAGCCACGCTCCCAacaggcggcagcagcggcggcgatGCCATTTCcctcacagcaacagcaggacaGTCGATGGGTGTCGTCGTTGCGTCGCCGTGATCCCGAGCTGCAGCCAACGCTGCCTTCCATCAACAGCAATCTGAACAGCAATAGTCTCAGTCAGAGTCATCATGGCAGTGCTGGCAATGTGGGCGGCATCACTGCAAGCAGCACAGGCAGCAACACAGGAGTCGGCTTGCGTCTTGGGCGGCCTGGAAGAGCTTCAGCTTTGACGGCGGCTGTGCGCAAAAGTCGCTCAGTGGAACGTTTGCGAGCCCGCAAGCTGAGCACGACCACACAGCTGACGTTGAAGCACAAACCAGTGAAAAAAAACTCTTTAGATGAGAATTCGAATTCGGACGATCAGGATGCGACCACATCACTGGAGGACAATTCACAGGCACAATCAACCAATCCACACAATACGCCGCGTTGCTCGCCAAAGACAAAGGCCAAGCACTTCTCACCGCTGGGTTATGAGGGTCATCTGGTGGACACGCTGGAGAAGGATATATTGCAACGGCATCCTTGCATCAAATGGACAGACGTGGCGGGCCTGAATGAGGCCAAGACCATATTGCAAGAGGCGGTGGTGTTGCCCATCATAATGCCCGAGTTCTTCAAAGGAATACGACGACCGTGGAGAGGTGTTTTAATGGTTGGCCCACCAGGCACTGGGAAAACGATGCTAGCCAAGGCGGTGGCCACGGAATGCGGCACCACCTTCTTCAATGTGTCCTCGTCGACACTCACCTCTAAGTATCGCGGTGAGAGCGAGAAACTGGTGCGGCTGCTCTTCGAGATGGCACGTTTCTATGCGCCGAGCACTATTTTCATTGATGAAATAGATGCGTTGTGTGCGTCCCGTGGCAGTGACTCGGAGCACGAAGCCAGTCGACGCTTCAAAGCGGAGCTTCTTATTCAAATGGACGGCTTAAATGCAAGCCTACAGGACGAGAAAGTCATCATGGTCCTGGCAGCAACAAATCATCCATGGGACATTGATGAGGCATTCCGACGACGCTTCGAGAAGCGCATCTACATTCCGCTGCCCAATG ATGAGACCCGTGCTGCGTTGCTCAAGCTCTGTTTGAAAGATGTCTCGCTGTCGCCAGATCTCAATCCCAGCATAATTGGCGATGAACTACAGGGCTACTCGGGCTCCGACATCAGCAATGTATGCCGTGATGCCTCCATGATGGCCATGCGCCGTCTGATCTCGGGCCGCACGCCTCAACAAATCAAGCAGATTCGTCGCGAAGATGCCGATCAGCCCATAACGCTGCAGGACTTTCAGGATGCCCAGCAACGCACCAAGAAATCGGTGTCCGCCGATGATGTGGCACGTTTCGAGAAATGGATGGAGGAGTATGGTTCATGCTAG